The sequence GGACATGGCGACGACGACACGCGTATCTTCGGGCTTGCGGTCAAAATCGAGACTATTCACGGGATCCAATCCGGCATCCGGGCGCGGCCTGAGCCTCGAACGCCCTGTTTCACGCTGAAACCGCAGGACCTCGTAACGGCGGCGCCGGCGGCATTTCCTTCGGCTTTCTGTGCCGCGACATATAGAAACTTGTCCGGCGCGCGGCAAGAGCGGAAGCTTTCGCTTCGGCTGGACCGCGTTTGAGACAAGGCAATCTTCAGATCAATTTCATCCGCATGGCGCGGGCAATCGCCTGCATCCGGTTGACGGCATCGAGCTTTCGGGTCGCGCTCTTGAAATAGCTGCTCACCGTATAGGTCGAGAGGCCGAGAATGATCGCGATTTCATCGCTGCTCTTGCCGGCCGCGGCCCAGCGCAGGCACTCGATCTCGCGACCCGACAGTTTTTCGCGCGCCACATTGCCCGTATCGAAGGTGCGCTCGAGACATTCGAGAAGTTGCACCAGGGTGAAATAGAGCATCGCCCTTTCCGTCCCGATCGGCTCGTCCCGTTTCCCGGAGAGCATGACGACGAACGGCTCGCCATAGGTCGTGTGCAAAAGCACGGCGAAGTGGCGCGCCATATCGGGAGGAGGCTCGATGCGGCGGGCGGGTACCCGGTCCGCAGCTCTACGCGCAGCCTCCAGAAGCTCCGCGCCGCCGGTGACCGGCAGCTTCGTCTGGCGCAGTTGCTCGACAAGTGCGCTGGTCTGGAAAATCTCACCGGCATCGTACTGACGCACCAGCTCGGAAGGCCAGTTGCTCAGCACCAGACGTTCGGAAAAGCGCTGCTGCTCGGCCAGCGGCAGGCGCGCGATCATGAAATGGGAGAAGCCGTAGAGGGCAATCAACCGCCGCATCAGACGAAGGAGTTCGTATTCCGTGCGCACCGATGCCGGATCGATCTCAAAAACCATCTCTGCGTTGGCATCGCGCCGCAAGGCCGGTTCATTCGATTCCTTCATATCTGGTCACCATATTACGGGCGCGCTAACGCCTGGTCAGAAGAGAACTGGCTTCCGCGCACAGAGACCCAGTTTCACGTCGCCGTTGAAATACGGCTGCCGCTGGCCGCTTGCGGAAGCAGCGCGGCCGGTCACTCAAACATGTGATGCCCTAGGGTGAAATCCGGGAGCGTGCACACGGACGCTCATTCTTATGAGGCGCCCCAGTACCAAGAATTCCAGTCGAAGTGAAATGTGGTAATTGCATGGCTCCCCTGCCGAAACCGCGCAAATCTCGGGTTTTCCCGTCACTGCCTGGCGACAGGACGATGCGGCTGTCGCTCTTTTCGCCCGTCACCTCGTCGCCTGGAAGTGTCTCAAATTATGAGCAAATCGTTACTAACGGCTTAGGCAAATGTTAAATGTGGCAAGCTAAGGTCGCACCCATATGGTCTTGAGTTTGTGTAGAGAGTCCCATGACCGAAATGATGCGACCACGGGTAAAATATGTCATCGGCCCCGATGGCAGTCCTCTGACGATCGCGGATCTGCCGCCGGCCAATACTCGGCGCTGGGTGATCCGCAGGAAGGCGGAGGTGGTCGCCGCGGTGCGCGGCGGCCTTCTGAGCCTCGAAGAGGCATGCGAACGGTACACTCTGACCGTTGAGGAATTTCTTTCCTGGCAATCGTCCATCAACGACCACGGCCTGGCAGGCCTGCGCACCACGCGCATTCAGCAGTATCGCCACTGATCACCCGCAACAGGCCATAGTTCGAACCGGCGGCTCGGGAGTATCCCGCAGCCGCCGGTGTCGTTTCGTCGTCCGGAATCCCGGCCGGCCCCGCACAAGCGCGGCGTTGCGGTCCTTCAAGCTGCATGGAGCGCTGCGTCTTTTCAGATGCGTGGAGATCGCTGTAGCATCGGCGCAAGCAGCGACAGGATGAAAGCGAAGGAAGATTGATGGAGATCGCCCACGAGGAGACGAAGACGAAAGGCCGCTACACGGCAACGATCGAGGGGTGCACGGGCGAGATGACCTATTCCAGGTCGTCGCCGCGCCTTATCATCGTCGATCACACAATGGTACCGGACGAACTGCGCGGTAAGGGCGTGGGCCAGGCGCTTGCCAAGCATGCCATAGACGAGGCCCGAAAAGGCGGCTGGAAAATCATTCCGCTCTGCCCTTTCATGCGCGCGCAGGCCATGCGCCATCCGGATTGGCAGGACGTAATCCAGGCCTGAATCTCTGCCGAAACGAAAGACCCGCCCCGCCGGAACGGCCAGAGCGGCATGAGAAAATGTGTGCGGCTTTTCGCCCGCATCCCGCCTAAACGATCAGAATGGATCGATGATTTTGGGTCGATTCGACCCAAAATCATCGTGATCTAGGCGGGTTCGTTCGTAAAGGCGCCTACAGAGGCGCGCCTTGTCACGCGCGCAACCGGGCGGTCGTGTCCCGTTCTTCGAGCGCCGCCGCTTTCGCATATTCGGCCTGGACCTCCTCAAGCGCCAGTTCGGCCGCATCCTGTTGCGCCTTCAGCTCGCGAATCGACACCTGAAGATTATCGGCTCGCTGGCGGGCGGCCTTGGCGAAGGTCGGATAGGCAAAGTGCGACGGATCGGAAATCCCCGATTTTTTCTCTTCGAAAACAATCTGATTTTCCAGATCCTTGGTCATTCGCTCGAACTCAGACATCATCATCTGAAGCTGGGTCAACTGACGCTGCTTCTCCCGAACCTGAAATTCCTTCAGGCGGACAAGGCTCTCACGTGCTTTCATACGCAATACTCCCGTGGATACCGAGACCCCGGTTACTGATCCTACAGCGGCCGAGCGTCTTTCCAGACGCACGAAGGTCGCTGTAGCACTTGGAATTCCTGCATGTTTTATCCTTAAATCGGCTCCGATCTAAGGAAACATGCGCCCGTCATGCCGGCCCCGCGCGGGCCGGAAACAAAAAATCGACAGCACCTTAACAAATGCCTACCGCTGGTAACCTTTCGTTTACGGGCATCGTTAATCATAGGTGCGATGATTTAAGGCTCCGTAAATGCTGAAGCATGAAATATGGCACTTCACCCATTTACGAGTCGGAAGAGTCAGATAACGGCGCTTCCTCATGTATCGCGTGAAGAACGCCATTTTCAGATTCGCGTTTGGAATCAGGAGACTGCTAAAAATATTTAACATTCTCGATACACCTTGCCAGAGTGAATCAGAATTTGTTAACCATTTCGTGGCAGCCTCCAAATCAGGCAACGACTGGATCCGTATCGCGTAAGGGTGCCACGACGACCTTGGGCGGCGGAAAAGGGGAAGAATATGCGGGTTCTATTAATCGAAGACGACAGCGCGACAGCTCAAAGTATTGAGCTCATGCTTAAGTCCGAGAGTTTCAACGTCTACACCACCGATCTCGGAGAGGAAGGCGTCGACCTCGGCAAGCTTTATGACTACGACATCATTCTTCTCGACCTGAACCTGCCGGACATGTCCGGTTACGAGGTGTTGAGAACGCTGCGTCTGTCGAAGGTGAAGACCCCGATCCTGATTCTCTCGGGTATGGCCGGGATCGAAGACAAGGTCCGCGGTCTCGGCTTCGGTGCTGACGACTACATGACCAAGCCCTTCCACAAGGACGAGTTGGTGGCACGCATTCATGCGATCGTGCGCCGCTCCAAGGGCCACGCTCAGTCGATCATCTCCACCGGCGAACTGATCGTCAATCTCGACGCCAAGACTGTTGAAGTCGGCGGCCAACGCGTGCATCTGACCGGCAAGGAATACCAGATGCTCGAGCTCCTGTCGTTGCGCAAGGGCACGACGCTGACGAAGGAAATGTTCCTCAACCACCTCTATGGCGGCATGGACGAGCCGGAATTGAAGATCATCGACGTCTTCATCTGCAAGCTGCGCAAGAAGCTCGCGAACGCCGCGGGCGGAGCCAATTATATCGAAACGGTCTGGGGCCGCGGTTACGTGCTGCGCGAACCCGAGGGCAACGACTACCTGGAAACGGCCTGATCTTCCGCCGACTCGCGAGACGTCCAACCCGCCCTCAATCTGGGCGGGTTTTTTGTTTGAATGGACGTTCCGTCGTGGTGGGCCAGCCTCGGCCTACTGCATGTTTCCTTAAATCGGAGCCGATTTAAGGACAAAAACATGCAGCAATTCAAAGTGCTACAGCGACCTTTGTGCGTCTGAAAAGACGCACGACGCTGTAGGCGCCGCGGGCATTTTTTCAGCGAAGTCCTCTCGAGAGAGATGGCAACGAAAAAGCCGCAGCAATTTGCCGCGGCTGTTCTTCCATACATACTGCTTCGGTTCGGTCAGGCGGCCATCGATTGGCTGGCGAAGACGCTCGTCAGGATCTTGCGGTCGAAAGGCTTCAGCAGGAAATCATCGGCACCGGCGCGTTTGCCCGCCATCATCTTCTTCAGGTCCGCTTCGACGACGCAATAGTAGATGCGCACCGAGGTGCCCTCGGGCAGGCGGCGAATGTTTGCGATCAGATCGAGAGCCCCATCGAGCCCGGCGTCAACGATCAGGATGTTCGGC is a genomic window of Sinorhizobium numidicum containing:
- a CDS encoding helix-turn-helix transcriptional regulator, which gives rise to MKESNEPALRRDANAEMVFEIDPASVRTEYELLRLMRRLIALYGFSHFMIARLPLAEQQRFSERLVLSNWPSELVRQYDAGEIFQTSALVEQLRQTKLPVTGGAELLEAARRAADRVPARRIEPPPDMARHFAVLLHTTYGEPFVVMLSGKRDEPIGTERAMLYFTLVQLLECLERTFDTGNVAREKLSGREIECLRWAAAGKSSDEIAIILGLSTYTVSSYFKSATRKLDAVNRMQAIARAMRMKLI
- a CDS encoding DUF1153 domain-containing protein; the protein is MTEMMRPRVKYVIGPDGSPLTIADLPPANTRRWVIRRKAEVVAAVRGGLLSLEEACERYTLTVEEFLSWQSSINDHGLAGLRTTRIQQYRH
- a CDS encoding GNAT family N-acetyltransferase; translated protein: MEIAHEETKTKGRYTATIEGCTGEMTYSRSSPRLIIVDHTMVPDELRGKGVGQALAKHAIDEARKGGWKIIPLCPFMRAQAMRHPDWQDVIQA
- a CDS encoding flagellar export protein FliJ, whose product is MKARESLVRLKEFQVREKQRQLTQLQMMMSEFERMTKDLENQIVFEEKKSGISDPSHFAYPTFAKAARQRADNLQVSIRELKAQQDAAELALEEVQAEYAKAAALEERDTTARLRA
- the ctrA gene encoding response regulator transcription factor CtrA: MRVLLIEDDSATAQSIELMLKSESFNVYTTDLGEEGVDLGKLYDYDIILLDLNLPDMSGYEVLRTLRLSKVKTPILILSGMAGIEDKVRGLGFGADDYMTKPFHKDELVARIHAIVRRSKGHAQSIISTGELIVNLDAKTVEVGGQRVHLTGKEYQMLELLSLRKGTTLTKEMFLNHLYGGMDEPELKIIDVFICKLRKKLANAAGGANYIETVWGRGYVLREPEGNDYLETA
- a CDS encoding response regulator, producing MRRLMIADGSDVVRKVGKRILSGMGFLVLEAPSSLEALLRCEAELPNILIVDAGLDGALDLIANIRRLPEGTSVRIYYCVVEADLKKMMAGKRAGADDFLLKPFDRKILTSVFASQSMAA